Proteins co-encoded in one Actinomadura luteofluorescens genomic window:
- a CDS encoding GTP-binding protein: protein MDSGPSNAGGGRRDMRARRLPTAVKIVIAGGFGVGKTTMVGTVSETRPLRTEELLTDESVGVDDISGVERKQTTTVAMDFGRITMRNEYVLYLFGTPGQERFWFMWDEVSLGALGAVVLADTRRLSDCFPSVDYFERRGTPFIVAVNCFEGAQRYDLAEIQMALNLGPKVPVMLCDARNLGSCKEVLIDLVLHAMKTRGLTEEPEPQNA, encoded by the coding sequence ATGGACTCCGGGCCCTCTAACGCCGGTGGCGGGCGACGCGACATGCGCGCCCGCCGGCTCCCCACCGCGGTCAAGATCGTGATCGCGGGCGGCTTCGGGGTCGGCAAGACCACGATGGTGGGCACGGTCTCGGAGACCCGCCCCCTGCGCACCGAGGAGCTGCTCACCGACGAGAGCGTCGGCGTCGACGACATCTCCGGGGTGGAGCGCAAGCAGACCACCACGGTCGCGATGGACTTCGGCCGCATCACGATGCGCAACGAGTACGTCCTCTACCTGTTCGGCACCCCCGGACAGGAGCGGTTCTGGTTCATGTGGGACGAGGTGTCGCTCGGCGCGCTCGGCGCCGTCGTCCTCGCCGACACCCGCCGCCTGTCGGACTGCTTCCCGTCCGTGGACTACTTCGAGCGCCGCGGCACCCCGTTCATCGTCGCCGTGAACTGCTTCGAGGGCGCCCAGCGCTACGACCTCGCGGAGATCCAGATGGCCCTCAACCTGGGCCCCAAGGTCCCCGTCATGCTCTGCGACGCCCGCAACCTCGGCTCCTGCAAGGAGGTCCTCATCGACCTCGTCCTGCACGCCATGAAGACCCGCGGCCTCACGGAGGAGCCCGAACCCCAGAACGCCTAG
- a CDS encoding DUF742 domain-containing protein gives MMPPEDPTQEPWVDEAATRPPVSDRFLDEHAGPMVRPYVMTSGRIEPTRGRFDLITLVVAAGAEPEGAIGLGPEHLSIIRLCQSVMSVAEITGHLDLPVATVRVMLGDLLDKGFVSLQEPEPEADMHDIRLYKAVIDGLRAL, from the coding sequence ATGATGCCCCCCGAGGATCCCACCCAGGAGCCCTGGGTGGACGAGGCCGCGACGCGCCCGCCCGTCAGCGACCGCTTCCTGGACGAGCACGCGGGACCGATGGTGCGGCCGTACGTGATGACCAGCGGCCGCATCGAGCCGACCCGCGGCCGGTTCGACCTCATCACCCTGGTGGTGGCGGCCGGAGCCGAGCCGGAGGGCGCGATCGGCCTCGGCCCCGAACACCTGTCCATCATCCGGCTCTGCCAGTCGGTGATGTCGGTGGCCGAGATCACCGGCCATCTCGACCTGCCCGTGGCGACCGTGCGGGTGATGCTCGGCGACCTCCTCGACAAGGGGTTCGTCTCCCTGCAGGAACCCGAACCGGAGGCGGACATGCACGACATCAGGCTCTACAAGGCGGTGATCGATGGACTCCGGGCCCTCTAA
- a CDS encoding NADH-quinone oxidoreductase subunit M codes for MSDFPWLSVLIALPLVGAVLLSAIPREREALVKQFSLGVSLLVAVLTGVMAAGFDAGGARFQFTEKYWWIKEFGVHWALGVDGVALVLILLSVILVPLVMLASWSEADRSGGVDVPAKRSVKTYFALLLTMEAAMIGVFAATDVFLFYVFFEAMLIPVYFIIGYYGGAQRSYAAVKFLLYSLFGGLLMLVAVIWLYPLSSRSVDEGGLGHGTFMFDELSKMNIDPTTAKWLFLGFFVAFAIKAPMVPVHTWLPDAAQQSPAGALVLIVGVLDKVGTYGMLRFCLELFPGAAKWATPVVLGFAVLSIIYGAVLAIGQVDMKRLIAYTSVSHFGFIVLGIFAMTSQGQSGAALYMVNHGFSTGALFLVVGFMIVRRRSARISDFGGVQKVAPVLAGMFLIAGLSALSLPGLSTFVSEFLVIVGTFSRYEWAGALAVSGVVLAAIYVLWMYQRTMGGPKAPAVEGMKDLSAREKWALAPIIAIIVAMGFFPQPVLHVINPSVDHTLARVDQHDPAPDITGNVAENGARP; via the coding sequence ATGAGCGACTTTCCCTGGCTGAGCGTCCTCATCGCGCTGCCACTGGTGGGCGCGGTGCTGCTCAGCGCCATTCCCCGCGAGCGGGAGGCGCTGGTCAAGCAGTTCTCGCTCGGCGTCTCCCTGCTCGTCGCGGTCCTCACCGGGGTCATGGCGGCGGGCTTCGACGCGGGCGGCGCGCGGTTCCAGTTCACCGAGAAGTACTGGTGGATCAAGGAGTTCGGGGTCCACTGGGCCCTCGGCGTCGACGGCGTCGCGCTGGTGCTGATCCTGCTGTCGGTGATCCTCGTCCCGCTGGTGATGCTGGCGTCGTGGAGCGAGGCCGACCGGTCCGGCGGCGTGGACGTTCCGGCGAAGCGGTCGGTGAAGACCTACTTCGCGCTGCTGCTCACCATGGAAGCGGCCATGATCGGCGTGTTCGCCGCGACGGACGTGTTCCTGTTCTACGTCTTCTTCGAGGCGATGCTCATCCCGGTGTACTTCATCATCGGGTACTACGGCGGCGCGCAGCGCTCCTACGCCGCGGTGAAGTTCCTGCTGTACTCGCTGTTCGGCGGGCTGCTGATGCTCGTCGCCGTCATCTGGCTGTACCCGCTGTCGAGCCGGTCGGTCGACGAGGGCGGCCTCGGGCACGGCACGTTCATGTTCGACGAGCTGTCGAAGATGAACATCGACCCGACGACGGCCAAGTGGCTGTTCCTCGGCTTCTTCGTCGCGTTCGCGATCAAGGCGCCGATGGTGCCGGTGCACACCTGGCTGCCGGACGCGGCCCAGCAGTCCCCGGCGGGCGCGCTGGTGCTGATCGTCGGCGTCCTGGACAAGGTCGGCACCTACGGGATGCTGCGGTTCTGCCTGGAGCTGTTCCCCGGCGCCGCCAAGTGGGCGACCCCGGTCGTGCTGGGCTTCGCGGTGCTGAGCATCATCTACGGCGCGGTCCTCGCGATCGGCCAGGTCGACATGAAGCGCCTCATCGCCTACACGTCGGTGTCGCACTTCGGGTTCATCGTCCTCGGCATCTTCGCGATGACGTCGCAGGGCCAGTCCGGCGCCGCGCTCTACATGGTGAACCACGGGTTCTCCACCGGCGCGCTGTTCCTCGTCGTCGGCTTCATGATCGTCCGGCGGCGGTCGGCGCGGATCTCCGACTTCGGCGGGGTGCAGAAGGTCGCGCCCGTCCTCGCCGGGATGTTCCTGATCGCCGGCCTGTCCGCGCTGTCGCTGCCCGGCCTGTCCACGTTCGTATCGGAGTTCCTGGTCATCGTCGGGACGTTCAGCCGGTACGAGTGGGCGGGCGCGCTCGCGGTGAGCGGCGTCGTGCTCGCCGCCATCTACGTCCTGTGGATGTACCAGCGGACCATGGGCGGCCCCAAGGCGCCCGCGGTCGAGGGCATGAAGGACCTGTCCGCCCGGGAGAAGTGGGCCCTCGCCCCGATCATCGCGATCATCGTGGCCATGGGCTTCTTCCCGCAGCCGGTGCTGCACGTGATCAACCCGTCGGTGGACCACACGCTGGCGCGGGTCGACCAGCACGACCCGGCGCCGGACATCACCGGTAACGTCGCCGAGAACGGAGCCCGTCCATGA
- a CDS encoding MFS transporter, translated as MTVPSTPLPRRGWPAVLAVAAATFLVVTSEMLPVGLLTSIGPDLGVSAGTAGLAMTVPGLVAALSAPAVSAATARLDRRAVLAVLAGLLAAANLGSAAAPGLPALLAARVLVGVAIGGVWAIAGGMAARLVPERSAGTATSVVFAGIAVASVAGVPAGTLIGDLAGWRAAFAVAGALSLVACAALAVLLPALPGTGTAGLAAMPQVLRAPRARAGLMVTFLLVTGHFAAYTYVRPVLERVSGVNPDLISTLLLVYGVAGIAGTFVAGTAAARDPRRTLVRISLLLAPAVLLFPVVGRSPLPAVVLLVLWGAAYGGVSVTLQNWLLQAVPPQAAEPASALLVAVFNIAISLGALAGGQMTDTAGETSVMWLGGTLAALALATAATTRRPQWPRPRPKASPSEPDPAESIDHRNTRR; from the coding sequence ATGACGGTTCCTTCTACTCCCCTGCCGCGGCGGGGGTGGCCGGCGGTGCTCGCGGTCGCCGCGGCCACGTTCCTCGTCGTCACCAGCGAGATGCTCCCGGTCGGCCTGCTGACCTCGATCGGCCCTGACCTCGGAGTGTCCGCGGGCACGGCCGGGCTGGCGATGACCGTTCCCGGCCTCGTCGCCGCGCTGTCCGCGCCCGCGGTCTCCGCGGCCACCGCCCGGCTGGACCGCCGGGCGGTGCTGGCTGTGCTGGCGGGGCTGCTGGCCGCGGCCAACCTCGGATCGGCGGCGGCGCCCGGGCTGCCAGCGCTGCTGGCAGCCCGGGTCCTGGTCGGCGTGGCGATCGGCGGCGTGTGGGCGATCGCCGGCGGAATGGCGGCCCGGCTGGTGCCGGAGCGTTCCGCCGGGACCGCCACTTCGGTGGTCTTCGCCGGGATCGCGGTGGCGTCGGTCGCGGGGGTCCCGGCCGGCACGCTGATCGGCGACCTCGCGGGCTGGCGGGCCGCGTTCGCCGTGGCCGGAGCGTTGTCGCTGGTCGCCTGCGCCGCGCTCGCCGTACTGCTCCCGGCGCTGCCCGGAACGGGCACGGCGGGTCTGGCCGCCATGCCGCAGGTGCTTCGCGCACCCCGCGCGCGGGCCGGCCTCATGGTGACGTTCCTCCTGGTCACCGGGCATTTCGCGGCGTACACCTACGTGCGTCCCGTGCTGGAGCGGGTGTCCGGCGTGAACCCGGACCTGATCAGCACGCTGCTGCTGGTGTACGGCGTGGCGGGCATCGCCGGCACTTTCGTCGCGGGCACGGCCGCCGCCCGCGACCCGCGCCGCACCCTGGTGCGGATCTCACTTCTGCTCGCGCCGGCCGTCCTGCTGTTCCCGGTCGTCGGCAGGTCGCCGCTTCCGGCGGTCGTGCTGCTGGTCCTGTGGGGCGCCGCCTACGGCGGCGTATCGGTCACGCTGCAGAACTGGCTACTGCAGGCGGTACCGCCGCAGGCCGCCGAGCCGGCGTCGGCGCTCTTGGTCGCCGTGTTCAACATCGCCATCTCCCTGGGAGCGCTGGCAGGCGGCCAGATGACCGACACCGCCGGCGAGACGAGCGTCATGTGGCTGGGCGGAACCCTGGCCGCACTAGCCCTGGCCACCGCCGCGACCACACGACGACCCCAATGGCCGCGACCACGTCCAAAGGCGAGCCCAAGCGAACCCGACCCCGCAGAGAGCATCGATCACCGGAACACCCGACGATGA
- a CDS encoding polyprenyl synthetase family protein, translating to MQETGPFGLPVDAALASDAKERLAAVESLLLDCVRGEDPLLTEASRHLVEAGGKRFRAMLVLLASHFGDPAATGVVPAAVVVELTHLGTLYHDDVMDEATVRRGQQSANSRWTNTVAILTGDYLFARASDLLADLGPEAVRIQARAFARLVRGQIQETVGPGEDADPLKHYLQVVADKTASLIAVSGQFGALLSGAPSHVVDTVTSACEKIGIAFQLSDDILDIDSETEESGKTPGTDLREGIRTLPMHHVLAGIGSGPDDARLRELLTQDLTDDALHTEALALLRAHPAMDRARADLRRWAEDARTELLTLPEIPARDAFTNLCDYVVSRTG from the coding sequence ATCCAGGAGACCGGCCCGTTCGGGCTTCCCGTCGACGCCGCGCTCGCGTCCGACGCCAAGGAGCGCCTCGCCGCCGTCGAGTCCCTTCTGCTCGACTGCGTCCGGGGCGAGGACCCGCTGCTCACCGAGGCCTCGCGGCACCTCGTCGAGGCGGGCGGCAAGCGGTTCCGGGCGATGCTGGTACTGCTGGCCTCCCACTTCGGCGACCCGGCCGCGACCGGCGTCGTCCCCGCGGCCGTGGTCGTCGAGCTCACCCACCTCGGCACCCTCTACCACGACGACGTCATGGACGAGGCCACCGTGCGCCGCGGCCAGCAGTCCGCCAACTCGCGCTGGACGAACACCGTCGCCATCCTCACCGGCGACTACCTGTTCGCCCGCGCGTCCGACCTGCTCGCCGACCTCGGCCCCGAGGCCGTCCGCATCCAGGCCCGCGCGTTCGCCCGCCTCGTCCGCGGCCAGATCCAGGAGACCGTCGGCCCCGGCGAGGACGCCGACCCCCTCAAGCACTACCTCCAGGTCGTCGCCGACAAGACCGCGTCGCTGATCGCCGTCTCCGGCCAGTTCGGCGCCCTGCTCTCGGGCGCCCCCTCCCACGTCGTCGACACGGTCACCTCCGCCTGTGAGAAGATCGGCATCGCCTTCCAGCTGTCCGACGACATCCTCGACATCGACTCCGAGACCGAGGAGTCCGGCAAGACCCCCGGCACCGACCTGCGCGAAGGCATCCGCACCCTCCCGATGCACCACGTCCTCGCCGGCATCGGCTCGGGCCCCGACGACGCGCGCCTCCGCGAGCTCCTCACCCAGGACCTCACCGACGACGCCCTCCACACCGAGGCCCTCGCCCTCCTGCGCGCCCACCCCGCCATGGACCGCGCCCGCGCCGACCTCCGCCGCTGGGCCGAGGACGCCCGCACCGAACTCCTCACCCTCCCCGAGATCCCCGCCCGCGACGCCTTCACCAACCTCTGCGACTATGTAGTTAGCCGTACCGGCTAG
- a CDS encoding roadblock/LC7 domain-containing protein, producing MTQKTGPSSDLGWLLDDLVHRLPHARSAVVLSADGLLMASSEGMTQDDGEHLAAVAAGIQSLAKGAGTRFGGGPVRQTIVEMASAFLLVTVAGKGACLAVLATEEVDVGLTAYEMAMLVTAMGHHLTSPSRSESAQEGRPA from the coding sequence GTGACGCAGAAGACCGGTCCCTCCTCCGATCTGGGCTGGCTGCTGGACGACCTCGTCCACCGGCTGCCGCACGCCCGCAGCGCGGTCGTGCTGTCGGCGGACGGCCTGCTCATGGCGTCGTCCGAGGGCATGACGCAGGACGACGGCGAGCACCTCGCCGCCGTCGCCGCCGGCATCCAGAGCCTCGCCAAGGGCGCCGGCACCCGCTTCGGCGGCGGCCCCGTCCGGCAGACGATCGTCGAGATGGCGTCGGCGTTCCTGCTGGTCACGGTCGCCGGCAAGGGTGCCTGCCTCGCCGTCCTGGCCACCGAGGAGGTCGACGTCGGCCTCACCGCCTACGAGATGGCGATGCTCGTCACGGCCATGGGCCACCACCTCACCTCCCCGTCGCGTTCGGAGTCCGCGCAGGAGGGGCGCCCGGCATGA
- the nuoN gene encoding NADH-quinone oxidoreductase subunit NuoN: MSTTSQVSAVLAQGGDIPAPHIEYGQIAPLLLVLGAAVVGVLVEAFVGRTARYYAQVPLAFLGLAGGFGWTIALAWRDNPHHVAAEGALGVDGPTLFIQGTILVLALVSLLLIAERGDKVGGHFAAQASALPGSEAEQRTTEAGFTQTEVFPLMMFAVGGMMMFPAANDLLTMFVALEVMSLPLYLLCGLARRRRLLSQEAAVKYFLLGAFSSAFFLYGAALLYGYAGSVRLSDISAQIGKDAGSETLLLAGVALLTVGLLFKLGGVPFHMWKPDVYQGAPTPITALMASCTVVAAFGGILRVYYVAFETLKWDWRPLMWGVAILTMVAGSIIAITQSDIKRMLAYSSIAHAGFLLMGVIASSADGLSSTMFYLVAYGFTSIGAFAVVTMVRDAGGEAGHLSRWAGLGKRSPVVAGVFAFFLLGFAGIPLTSGFTGKFAVFKAAVEGGATPLVIVAVISSAVAAFFYVRVIVVMFFSEPDAEGPVVVAGPATAVAVALGVTATVVLGVIPQPVLDLAGQATTHMFVR; the protein is encoded by the coding sequence ATGAGCACCACCAGTCAGGTGAGCGCGGTCCTCGCGCAGGGGGGTGACATCCCCGCGCCGCACATCGAGTACGGGCAGATCGCCCCGCTGCTCCTGGTGCTCGGCGCCGCCGTCGTGGGCGTGCTCGTCGAGGCGTTCGTCGGCCGGACCGCGCGCTACTACGCGCAGGTGCCGCTCGCGTTCCTCGGCCTCGCGGGCGGGTTCGGCTGGACGATCGCGCTGGCGTGGCGCGACAACCCGCACCACGTCGCCGCCGAGGGCGCCCTCGGCGTGGACGGCCCCACCCTGTTCATCCAGGGCACCATCCTGGTGCTGGCCCTCGTCAGCCTCCTGCTCATCGCCGAGCGGGGCGACAAGGTCGGCGGCCACTTCGCCGCGCAGGCGTCCGCCCTGCCCGGCAGCGAGGCCGAGCAGCGCACCACCGAGGCGGGATTCACCCAGACCGAGGTGTTCCCGCTGATGATGTTCGCCGTCGGCGGCATGATGATGTTCCCGGCGGCCAACGACCTGCTCACCATGTTCGTGGCGCTGGAGGTCATGTCGCTGCCGCTGTACCTGCTGTGCGGGCTCGCCCGCCGGCGGCGCCTCCTCTCGCAGGAGGCGGCGGTCAAGTACTTCCTGCTCGGCGCCTTCTCCTCGGCGTTCTTCCTGTACGGGGCGGCGCTGCTGTACGGGTACGCCGGGTCCGTCCGGCTGTCGGACATCTCCGCGCAGATCGGCAAGGACGCGGGCAGCGAGACCCTGCTCCTCGCGGGCGTCGCGCTGCTGACGGTCGGGCTGCTGTTCAAGCTCGGCGGCGTCCCGTTCCACATGTGGAAGCCGGACGTGTACCAGGGCGCCCCCACCCCGATCACGGCGCTGATGGCGTCCTGCACCGTCGTCGCCGCGTTCGGCGGGATCCTGCGCGTCTACTACGTCGCGTTCGAGACGCTGAAGTGGGACTGGCGGCCCCTCATGTGGGGTGTGGCCATTCTCACCATGGTCGCCGGATCGATCATCGCGATCACCCAGAGCGACATCAAGCGGATGCTGGCCTACTCCTCGATCGCGCACGCGGGCTTCCTGCTCATGGGCGTGATCGCCAGCTCGGCGGACGGCCTGTCCAGCACGATGTTCTACCTGGTCGCCTACGGCTTCACCTCGATCGGCGCGTTCGCCGTCGTGACGATGGTGCGGGACGCGGGCGGCGAGGCCGGCCACCTGTCGCGGTGGGCGGGCCTCGGCAAGCGGTCCCCGGTGGTCGCGGGCGTGTTCGCCTTCTTCCTCCTGGGCTTCGCGGGCATCCCGCTGACGAGCGGTTTCACCGGGAAGTTCGCGGTGTTCAAGGCGGCCGTCGAGGGCGGCGCGACGCCCCTGGTGATCGTCGCCGTGATCTCCTCCGCGGTCGCCGCGTTCTTCTACGTCCGTGTGATCGTCGTCATGTTCTTCAGCGAGCCGGACGCGGAGGGCCCGGTCGTGGTGGCCGGCCCGGCCACCGCGGTCGCGGTCGCGCTCGGAGTGACGGCTACTGTGGTACTCGGCGTGATCCCGCAGCCCGTACTGGACCTCGCGGGGCAGGCCACGACCCACATGTTCGTCCGGTAG
- a CDS encoding nitrate- and nitrite sensing domain-containing protein produces the protein MRFRNSRLRTKIAALLVSLTALWAFAAWVTLREGVNLLFVSTLDSVVAPSDPLLVELQHERRLTVTMLASGQRRPDLLDAQRARTDKERAIVIEKARSGSVRRAADDEMDQRLDAMVRLLGRLDGDRRSIDAGAFDRRHIIDAYSDTIESIFHMYDGTTTLDDKGFTTDLRAEIAVNRSWELLSQEDALVAGVLASGRITPIDQIDIAKAVGARRLNYERALVDLEGADRQAWNELNANKRLTTVGALEDALLQRTKGRGPRMTAEQWRGATDPALAQMRKSIQDAGDRLVERATPIATWVVIRLLLAGGLGLLAVIASIVVSITTARALVRQLERLRGAAWELAEQRLPGVVERLGHGEKVDVEVEAPPLRFGNDEIGQVGRAFNAVQETAIRTAVEQAELRRGIRDVLLSLARRTQTLVHRQLTMLDTMERRRDIETKELEELFRLDHLATRMRRNAENLIVLSGALPARGWRNSVPMVDVVRAAVGEVEDYTRVTVLPFGPVELAGRSVGDVTHLLAELIENAVSFSPPDTIVQVGGHLVASGFAIDIEDRGLGMTDEKLTEINARIADPPDFNLQSSVQLGLFVVSKLAERYNIQVSLKRSAYGGTTAVVVIPRDLIVEQGPAQVPAGTITQNGLEVRRPAAVGAASVADVRTASPTTTLPPSGTGPQSVGPALVAVPPPAADPLPIRPVGGTAPEPEPEAPTPAWHDDPADGARPDPIEPEDLPPVPDISTTPSGLPVRVPQANLAEPLRTDEPVASDEQDEQEDPGRSPEEIQRIMGSYQRGTQRGRSEAAEALGNNAAEGEADQ, from the coding sequence ATGCGTTTCCGCAACTCACGGCTGCGGACCAAGATTGCGGCCCTGCTGGTCTCGCTGACCGCGCTGTGGGCCTTCGCCGCCTGGGTGACGTTGCGCGAAGGCGTGAACCTGCTCTTCGTGAGCACCCTGGACAGCGTCGTGGCCCCGAGTGACCCGCTGCTCGTCGAGCTGCAGCACGAGCGCCGCCTCACCGTCACCATGCTCGCGTCCGGCCAGCGGCGTCCCGACCTGCTCGACGCCCAGCGCGCCCGCACCGACAAGGAGCGGGCCATCGTCATCGAGAAGGCCCGCAGCGGCTCGGTCCGCCGCGCCGCCGACGACGAGATGGACCAGCGGCTCGACGCGATGGTCCGGCTGCTCGGCCGGCTCGACGGCGACCGCCGGTCGATCGACGCCGGCGCCTTCGACCGCCGGCACATCATCGACGCCTACTCCGACACCATCGAGTCGATCTTCCACATGTACGACGGGACGACGACGCTCGACGACAAGGGCTTCACCACCGACCTGCGCGCGGAGATCGCCGTCAACCGGTCCTGGGAGCTGCTGTCCCAGGAGGACGCGCTCGTCGCCGGCGTCCTCGCGTCCGGCCGGATCACCCCGATCGACCAGATCGACATCGCCAAGGCCGTCGGCGCGCGGCGCCTCAACTACGAGCGCGCCCTGGTCGACCTGGAGGGCGCCGACCGGCAGGCCTGGAACGAGCTGAACGCCAACAAGCGCCTCACCACCGTCGGCGCCCTGGAGGACGCGCTCCTCCAGCGGACGAAGGGGCGCGGCCCCCGCATGACCGCCGAACAGTGGCGCGGCGCGACCGATCCCGCGCTCGCCCAGATGCGCAAGTCCATCCAGGACGCCGGTGACCGGCTCGTGGAGCGCGCCACACCCATCGCCACCTGGGTCGTCATCCGGCTGCTGCTCGCCGGTGGACTCGGCCTCCTCGCGGTCATCGCCTCCATCGTCGTGTCGATCACCACGGCGCGCGCCCTCGTCCGGCAGCTGGAACGGCTGCGCGGCGCCGCGTGGGAGCTGGCCGAGCAGCGACTCCCCGGCGTCGTCGAGCGGCTCGGGCACGGGGAGAAGGTGGACGTCGAGGTCGAGGCGCCGCCGCTGCGGTTCGGCAACGACGAGATCGGGCAGGTGGGCCGCGCGTTCAACGCCGTCCAGGAGACCGCGATCCGCACCGCCGTCGAGCAGGCGGAACTGCGCCGCGGCATCCGGGACGTCCTGCTGAGCCTCGCCCGCCGCACCCAGACGCTGGTGCACCGGCAGCTCACCATGCTGGACACGATGGAGCGCCGCCGCGACATCGAGACCAAGGAGCTGGAGGAGCTGTTCCGGCTCGACCACCTCGCGACCCGCATGCGGCGCAACGCCGAGAACCTCATCGTGCTGTCCGGCGCCCTCCCGGCCCGCGGATGGCGCAACTCCGTGCCGATGGTCGACGTCGTCCGCGCCGCCGTCGGCGAGGTCGAGGACTACACCCGCGTCACCGTCCTGCCGTTCGGCCCGGTCGAGCTGGCCGGACGCTCGGTCGGCGACGTCACCCACCTGCTCGCCGAGCTGATCGAGAACGCGGTGTCGTTCTCCCCGCCCGACACCATCGTGCAGGTCGGCGGGCACCTGGTCGCCAGCGGCTTCGCGATCGACATCGAGGACCGCGGGCTCGGCATGACCGACGAGAAGCTCACCGAGATCAACGCGCGGATCGCCGACCCGCCCGACTTCAACCTCCAGAGCTCGGTCCAGCTCGGCCTGTTCGTGGTCAGCAAGCTCGCCGAGCGCTACAACATCCAGGTCTCGCTGAAGCGGTCCGCCTACGGCGGCACGACCGCCGTCGTCGTGATCCCCAGGGACCTGATCGTCGAGCAGGGCCCGGCGCAGGTCCCGGCCGGCACCATCACCCAGAACGGGCTGGAGGTCCGCCGCCCCGCCGCGGTCGGCGCCGCGTCCGTCGCCGACGTCCGCACCGCCTCCCCCACGACGACGCTCCCCCCGTCTGGCACCGGCCCGCAGTCCGTCGGACCCGCCCTCGTGGCGGTCCCCCCGCCGGCTGCGGACCCGCTGCCCATCCGGCCCGTCGGCGGCACCGCCCCCGAGCCGGAGCCCGAGGCCCCCACGCCCGCGTGGCACGACGACCCCGCGGACGGCGCACGTCCCGACCCCATCGAGCCGGAGGACCTGCCACCCGTGCCCGACATCTCCACCACACCGTCCGGTCTCCCCGTCCGAGTGCCGCAGGCGAACCTGGCCGAACCCCTGCGCACCGATGAGCCCGTCGCCTCCGACGAGCAGGACGAGCAGGAGGACCCGGGCCGCTCCCCCGAGGAGATCCAGCGGATCATGGGTTCCTACCAGCGCGGCACCCAGCGGGGCCGCTCTGAGGCGGCGGAGGCCCTCGGTAACAACGCAGCGGAAGGCGAGGCAGATCAGTGA
- a CDS encoding LysR family transcriptional regulator: MYELDSSIADLGSDVAELEARELECFLVLSEELHFGRTAERLYLSQSRVSQLVRALELRIGARLVERTSRRVRLTPLGASLRDELRPAYTALLDVVEGARSRARGAGGVLRVGFVGSLDEDLAGLVRAFQRDHPGCEVHTVEIPLADPFGPVLGGDVDAAIVLTPVRESVLAVGPVFSEAPLSLAVPARHPLADRPSVRAEDLAGHALVRIAGPAPRYWRDAQSPRLTPGGRAIPPGPAVSTVQEGLAMVAAGRGAMPLCGPTARRHVRGDVVIVPLTGLPDSALALVWHRDRATAVVRAFAGTVAAGVRG, translated from the coding sequence TTGTATGAGCTGGACTCATCGATCGCGGACCTGGGGAGCGACGTGGCGGAACTGGAGGCCCGGGAGCTGGAATGCTTCCTCGTCCTCAGCGAGGAGCTGCACTTCGGCCGGACGGCGGAGCGCCTCTACCTCTCCCAGAGCCGCGTCAGTCAGCTGGTGCGCGCCCTGGAGCTGCGGATCGGGGCCCGGTTGGTGGAGCGCACCAGCCGCCGCGTCCGGCTGACCCCGCTCGGCGCGTCCCTCCGGGACGAGCTGCGGCCCGCCTACACCGCGCTCCTCGACGTCGTAGAAGGGGCCAGGAGCAGGGCGCGCGGTGCCGGCGGGGTGCTCCGGGTCGGTTTCGTCGGCTCCCTGGACGAGGATCTGGCGGGCCTGGTCCGCGCGTTCCAGCGCGACCATCCCGGCTGCGAGGTCCACACCGTCGAGATCCCGCTGGCCGACCCGTTCGGGCCGGTGCTGGGCGGGGACGTGGACGCCGCGATCGTCCTGACCCCCGTGCGGGAGTCCGTCCTCGCCGTCGGCCCGGTCTTCTCCGAGGCGCCGCTGAGTCTGGCCGTCCCGGCGCGCCATCCGCTCGCGGACCGTCCGTCGGTCCGCGCCGAGGACCTGGCCGGGCACGCGCTGGTCAGGATCGCAGGCCCGGCGCCGCGGTACTGGCGCGACGCGCAGTCCCCGCGGCTGACGCCCGGCGGGCGCGCGATCCCGCCCGGACCGGCCGTCAGCACGGTCCAGGAGGGCCTCGCGATGGTCGCCGCGGGGCGCGGCGCGATGCCGCTGTGCGGTCCGACCGCCCGCCGCCACGTTCGGGGCGACGTCGTCATCGTCCCGCTCACCGGCCTGCCCGACTCGGCGCTCGCGCTCGTCTGGCACCGGGACCGCGCCACAGCCGTCGTCCGCGCCTTCGCCGGCACCGTCGCCGCGGGCGTCCGCGGCTAG